One Spinacia oleracea cultivar Varoflay chromosome 4, BTI_SOV_V1, whole genome shotgun sequence DNA segment encodes these proteins:
- the LOC110801760 gene encoding uncharacterized protein, with protein sequence MERGVLERMHSSRRIPVSGDDNETEEFDDESKTKKTVAFSTRFINFVTRYGLLWPCLALAFIVVLFTFSVVFYTRTLVCVSSSTSSYFQPHSRFAFFGFDGLESDFGSLGAPWCRSKHEKTVEWTSKDLISGLEEFVPIYESRPIKNNMFGMGFDHSFGLWFIARWLKPDLMIESGAFKGHSTWVLRQAMPNTRIISVTPRHPEKYLKKGPAYVDQNCTYFAGKDFVDFGNVDWKSVMKKHGVTDLSRVLIFFDDHQSELKRLKQALKAGFRHIVFEDNYDTGTGDHYSLRQICDQTYIRGGGHSCFKDSDEARVRARRKPFWEKAMDIDELCGPSESWWGVRGYMRDDFNHSNKLISYSEHFQNSRFVESILDVYWEVPPVAGPSLTHQTRYDPARSVPPVVEDGRYGLFQRLGLGRLETSVFNGYTQMVYVQISKPES encoded by the exons ATGGAGAGAGGAGTATTAGAGAGGATGCATTCTTCTCGACGAATACCAGTCTCAGGCGACGATAACGAAACCGAAGAATTCGACGACGAATCAAAGACCAAGAAAACCGTCGCTTTCTCAACTCGGTTCATCAATTTTGTAACTCGGTACGGCCTTCtttggccttgccttgctctcGCATTTATCGTCGTTTTGTTCACTTTTTCCGTCGTTTTCTACACTCGTACTCTCGTTTGCGTTTCTTCCTCAACTAGTAGCTATTTCCAACCTCATTCGCGCTTCGCTTTCTTTGGATTTGATGGGCTTGAATCTGACTTTGGATCTCTTGGTGCTCCCTGGT GCAGATCGAAACATGAAAAAACGGTGGAATGGACGTCCAAGGATCTCATCAGTGGATTGGAAGAATTTGTACCTATATATGAATCACGGCCGATCAAAAACAACATGTTCGGCATGGGATTTGACCATAGCTTTGGATTATGGTTTATTGCACGGTGGCTGAAGCCAGATCTCATGATTGAGAGTGGTGCTTTTAAAGGGCATTCTACATGGGTACTGAGACAGGCTATGCCAAACACTAGGATAATATCAGTTACTCCACGTCATCCTGAAAAGTATCTGAAGAAGGGCCCGGCTTATGTTGATCAGAATTGCACATACTTTGCAGGGAAGGACTTTGTTGATTTTGGAAATGTTGATTGGAAAAGCGTGATGAAGAAACACGGGGTTACTGATCTAAGCCGAGTTCTTATCTTCTTCGATGACCATCAAAGTGAACTAAAAAG ATTGAAGCAGGCACTAAAGGCTGGTTTCAGACATATTGTCTTTGAAGATAATTATGACACAGGAACTGGAGATCATTACTCCTTAAGACAGATTTGTGATCAAACTTATATAAGAG GCGGAGGACACAGTTGCTTCAAAGACAGCGATGAAGCTAGAGTAAGAGCAAGAAGGAAACCATTCTGGGAAAAAGCAATGGACATTGATGAACTTTGCGGACCTAGTGAATCATGGTGGGGCGTAAGAGGCTATATGCGTGATGACTTTAACCACAGCAACAAGTTAATCTCTTATTCCGAACACTTTCAGAATAGTAGATTTGTGGAATCAATATTAGATGTTTATTGGGAAGTTCCGCCTGTGGCCGGTCCATCGTTAACCCACCAAACAAGATATGATCCGGCTCGGTCTGTGCCACCTGTCGTTGAAGATGGTCGGTACGGCCTCTTCCAAAGGCTCGGTCTAGGTAGGCTCGAAACCTCTGTATTTAATGGCTACACTCAGATGGTATATGTTCAGATTTCTAAACCTGAGTCTTAA